A portion of the Eubacterium maltosivorans genome contains these proteins:
- a CDS encoding ABC transporter permease: MSTLIQVEFFKLKRYNILILGVFTTLGTVMIAVYQAWSMRFYGIDFPGIADFVLWDGLTLLQPFTITLIGGFILKRELTDRTMPAVLMVPVSESKLLAAKLIIIAVVTEFLVILEYIMTIGAAFMLGVGESITVLLLLSYFYKFTVIGFTTFIAMLPLFIVTAYFRKGYLASTVIAFFMGFLGIMAANSPTLVNLWPLTAGLSLIDYQSSGAKYNYYNPVISLMVLVLVLLFTVVMIHRTGKRKKDF, translated from the coding sequence ATGAGTACTTTAATACAGGTAGAATTTTTCAAACTTAAACGCTATAATATTCTGATTTTAGGGGTATTTACCACTCTCGGAACTGTGATGATCGCAGTGTATCAAGCATGGAGCATGCGTTTTTATGGCATAGACTTTCCAGGAATAGCTGATTTTGTGCTCTGGGATGGGCTGACCCTGCTCCAGCCCTTTACCATTACACTTATCGGTGGTTTTATTTTAAAACGAGAGCTCACAGACCGTACCATGCCCGCAGTATTAATGGTGCCAGTTTCAGAATCAAAACTGTTGGCAGCCAAACTTATCATTATCGCCGTTGTCACTGAGTTTTTGGTAATTTTAGAGTATATCATGACCATTGGTGCGGCCTTTATGCTGGGTGTAGGTGAGAGTATTACGGTTCTTCTGTTGCTCAGCTACTTTTATAAGTTTACGGTCATTGGGTTCACGACCTTTATTGCCATGCTGCCGCTTTTTATTGTTACGGCCTATTTCAGAAAAGGGTATCTGGCCAGCACCGTCATTGCTTTTTTTATGGGATTTTTGGGAATTATGGCAGCGAACAGCCCCACCCTCGTGAATCTGTGGCCGTTAACAGCGGGCCTCAGCCTCATTGATTATCAGAGCTCCGGGGCGAAATACAATTATTATAACCCTGTCATTTCCCTGATGGTTCTGGTTCTTGTTTTATTGTTCACGGTAGTCATGATACACAGGACAGGAAAGCGGAAGAAGGATTTTTAA
- a CDS encoding ABC transporter permease translates to MLNLIQAEFMKIKRQKFIILTLLASLLVPLPWCVVCIRDNLGFQNLFQGMLVYGGLLFLPCVLCIAAATLFYREEDYDTLKNIIMVPVSKTALVLSKMTVLLILSVAYCVLGLLVCIFLSFFLLNGGLAEFRITAVQDTLMLAVFVFLAITPMITLILLFKKGYIFAVIISFIYAISSFSVLLVGVKVMFPMMAVFQLVIMQHNLNIEKLPQESIDFYHYLMYPAGVSLACLIAVALVSIGLAIFIYKQQEN, encoded by the coding sequence TTGCTTAACTTGATCCAGGCCGAATTTATGAAAATCAAACGGCAGAAATTTATCATTTTGACACTGCTGGCATCTTTGCTGGTGCCGCTGCCATGGTGTGTGGTGTGTATCCGTGATAACCTGGGCTTTCAAAACCTCTTTCAGGGCATGCTGGTTTACGGAGGTCTGTTATTTTTGCCCTGTGTGCTGTGTATCGCGGCAGCTACCCTGTTTTACAGAGAAGAAGATTATGATACTCTCAAGAATATCATTATGGTTCCTGTGAGTAAAACAGCTCTTGTTCTGTCCAAGATGACAGTATTGCTGATCTTATCTGTTGCCTACTGTGTTTTGGGGCTGCTGGTCTGCATCTTTCTGAGTTTTTTTCTGCTGAATGGCGGACTGGCAGAATTCAGAATAACCGCAGTGCAGGATACGCTGATGCTGGCTGTATTTGTATTTTTAGCCATCACCCCTATGATTACGCTCATATTGCTGTTTAAAAAGGGATATATCTTTGCGGTGATTATATCTTTTATTTACGCTATCAGCAGTTTCTCGGTTCTTTTAGTCGGCGTAAAGGTCATGTTTCCCATGATGGCGGTTTTTCAGCTTGTTATCATGCAGCACAACCTGAATATTGAAAAGCTGCCCCAGGAGAGCATTGACTTTTATCATTATCTCATGTACCCAGCTGGGGTATCGCTCGCCTGCCTGATTGCAGTGGCTCTGGTTTCGATCGGACTGGCTATCTTCATTTATAAACAGCAGGAAAATTAG